In Gemmatimonadetes bacterium T265, one DNA window encodes the following:
- a CDS encoding RhtB family transporter, which yields MPDLHALLLFVAAGLALNVTPGPDMLYVAARGAAAGRAAGVASAFGIATGTLVHIALVAGGLAALLAAVPVAYTVVRLAGAAYLVSLGLRALLWPSGLTERTLAPASRWAVFRQGVVTNVLNPKVALFFLAFLPQFVDPARGSPARQVLALGLLFNTTGTLVNLAVALGASRASARLRRSGRAARAMERATGALFVGLGVRLAVAGRR from the coding sequence GTGCCCGACCTGCACGCGCTGCTGCTGTTCGTCGCCGCCGGGCTCGCGCTCAACGTCACGCCCGGGCCCGACATGCTCTACGTCGCCGCCCGGGGCGCGGCGGCGGGCCGCGCGGCCGGCGTCGCGTCCGCGTTCGGCATCGCAACCGGGACGCTCGTCCACATCGCTCTGGTCGCCGGCGGCCTCGCCGCCCTGCTCGCCGCCGTGCCGGTCGCGTACACGGTCGTGCGGCTCGCCGGGGCGGCGTACCTCGTCTCCCTCGGGCTGCGCGCGCTCCTGTGGCCGTCGGGCCTCACGGAGCGCACCCTCGCGCCGGCCTCGCGCTGGGCGGTGTTCCGGCAGGGCGTCGTGACGAACGTGCTCAACCCCAAGGTGGCGCTCTTCTTCCTCGCGTTCCTCCCGCAGTTCGTCGACCCCGCCCGGGGGAGCCCCGCGCGGCAGGTGCTCGCGCTCGGGCTGCTGTTCAACACGACGGGCACGCTCGTCAACCTGGCCGTGGCGCTCGGGGCGAGCCGTGCCTCGGCGCGGCTGCGCCGGAGCGGGCGGGCGGCCCGGGCGATGGAGCGCGCGACGGGCGCGCTGTTCGTGGGGCTCGGCGTGCGGCTCGCGGTCGCGGGCCGGCGGTAG
- a CDS encoding 3-oxoacyl-ACP reductase yields the protein MSRFESKTVVVTGAASGIGLATAKRFGSEGARVVIADRDAEHAGAAADAVKAAGAPDAWGAACDVSDEDAVVACVAETLRRFDSLDVVVNNAGLMTFTAIADLTADDWRRVLGVDLLGTFFFVKQAFLHMKPGGAVVNVSSIHAVETEPMAAPYAAAKAAVVSLTRSAAIEGKPRGIRVNAVLPGAVDTPMLWDNPNVKSGVEKVDPSMVGTPDDLAAAIAFLASDEARFVQGTTLVVDGGRLDRL from the coding sequence ATGAGTCGTTTCGAATCGAAGACCGTCGTCGTCACCGGCGCCGCGAGCGGGATCGGCCTCGCCACCGCCAAGCGCTTCGGGAGCGAGGGGGCGCGCGTCGTGATCGCCGACCGCGACGCCGAGCACGCGGGCGCGGCGGCCGACGCGGTCAAGGCGGCCGGCGCGCCCGACGCGTGGGGCGCGGCCTGCGACGTCTCCGACGAGGACGCGGTCGTCGCGTGCGTGGCGGAGACGCTGCGGCGCTTCGACTCGCTCGACGTGGTGGTGAACAACGCCGGGCTGATGACCTTCACCGCGATCGCCGACCTCACCGCCGACGACTGGCGCCGCGTGCTCGGCGTCGACCTGCTCGGCACGTTCTTCTTTGTGAAGCAGGCGTTCCTGCACATGAAGCCCGGCGGGGCGGTGGTGAACGTGTCGAGCATCCACGCGGTCGAGACCGAGCCGATGGCCGCGCCGTACGCGGCGGCCAAGGCGGCGGTGGTCTCGCTCACGCGTTCGGCCGCGATCGAGGGCAAGCCGCGCGGGATCCGCGTGAACGCGGTCCTCCCCGGCGCGGTGGACACGCCGATGCTGTGGGACAACCCGAACGTGAAGAGCGGGGTGGAGAAGGTCGACCCGAGCATGGTCGGCACGCCCGACGACCTCGCGGCGGCGATCGCGTTCCTCGCCTCCGACGAGGCGCGGTTCGTCCAAGGGACGACGCTGGTCGTCGACGGGGGGCGGCTCGACCGGCTCTGA